The following are from one region of the Thiocapsa rosea genome:
- a CDS encoding FmdB family zinc ribbon protein, producing MPVYEFYCPDCHAIFNFFSRRVDTETRPACPRCGRPELGRQASLFAISRGRAQDGEDAGGEDLPAGLDEAKLMNAFASMAGELENLDQDDPKQAAQTMRKLFEATGLKLGDGMAEAIRRMEAGEDPDQIDAELGDVLDSEDPFGAGGAARTADALKQLRRDLLPAARDDTWYPLQAPADESRSGSPS from the coding sequence ATGCCGGTCTATGAGTTCTACTGCCCCGACTGCCATGCCATCTTCAACTTCTTCTCGCGTCGGGTCGATACCGAGACGCGTCCTGCGTGTCCGCGCTGCGGGCGGCCGGAGCTGGGGCGTCAGGCGAGCCTGTTCGCGATCAGCCGCGGGCGCGCGCAAGACGGCGAAGACGCGGGGGGCGAGGATCTGCCCGCGGGTCTGGACGAGGCGAAGCTGATGAACGCCTTCGCCTCGATGGCCGGCGAGCTGGAGAATCTCGATCAGGACGACCCCAAGCAGGCGGCGCAGACGATGCGCAAGCTGTTCGAGGCGACGGGCCTGAAGCTGGGCGACGGGATGGCCGAGGCCATCCGTCGAATGGAGGCGGGCGAGGATCCGGATCAGATCGACGCGGAGCTCGGCGACGTGCTCGACTCCGAGGATCCGTTCGGCGCAGGGGGCGCCGCGCGTACCGCGGATGCCTTGAAACAACTTCGACGCGATCTCCTGCCGGCCGCGCGCGACGATACCTGGTATCCCCTGCAGGCTCCTGCGGACGAGTCGCGCAGCGGGTCGCCTTCCTGA
- a CDS encoding glycine cleavage system protein R, whose protein sequence is MTKQKTYLVISALGEDHPGIVNQISKTVLEHGCNIEDSRMTVLGGEFAAILLVEGKWNTLAKIENALPELERQLGMTIISKRTGERATGRNLLPYAVDVISMDHPGIVNNLAGFFAERKINIEDMSTSTYAAAHTGTTMFAVHMTVGIPSDMHIAGLREEFMDYCDGLNLDAVLEPIKG, encoded by the coding sequence ATGACCAAGCAGAAGACCTACCTCGTGATCTCGGCACTCGGCGAAGACCACCCCGGTATCGTCAACCAGATTTCCAAAACCGTGCTCGAGCACGGTTGTAATATCGAGGACAGCCGCATGACCGTCCTCGGCGGCGAGTTTGCGGCGATCCTCCTGGTCGAAGGCAAATGGAACACGTTGGCCAAGATCGAGAATGCCTTACCGGAGCTGGAACGCCAGCTCGGGATGACGATCATCTCCAAGCGCACCGGCGAGCGCGCCACGGGCCGAAATCTGCTCCCGTACGCGGTCGACGTGATCTCGATGGACCATCCGGGGATCGTCAACAACCTCGCCGGCTTCTTCGCCGAGCGCAAGATCAACATCGAGGACATGTCGACCTCCACCTACGCCGCCGCCCACACCGGAACCACCATGTTCGCGGTGCACATGACGGTCGGGATCCCGTCGGACATGCACATCGCCGGTCTGCGCGAGGAGTTCATGGACTATTGCGACGGGCTGAACCTCGACGCCGTGCTCGAGCCGATCAAAGGCTGA
- a CDS encoding peroxiredoxin, which translates to MSVAIGETIPDIELPATGEKSVKLSDYRGKHLVLYFYPKASTPGCTQEGQDFRDAADAFAAADTQILGASRDGIKAQENFKAKQSFPFDLLSDKDETLCNAFDVIKMKKMYGKESLGVERSTFLIDAEGVLREEWRGVKVKDHVAAVLAAAQRLNAG; encoded by the coding sequence ATGAGCGTCGCGATCGGCGAAACCATCCCGGATATCGAACTGCCCGCCACGGGCGAGAAGAGCGTCAAGCTCTCGGATTACCGCGGCAAGCATCTCGTCCTCTATTTCTACCCAAAGGCCAGCACACCCGGCTGCACGCAGGAAGGCCAGGACTTTCGCGATGCAGCGGACGCCTTCGCGGCGGCCGACACGCAGATCCTCGGCGCCTCGCGCGACGGTATCAAGGCCCAGGAAAACTTCAAGGCTAAGCAATCCTTCCCCTTCGACCTACTCTCGGACAAGGACGAGACGCTCTGCAACGCATTCGATGTCATCAAGATGAAGAAGATGTACGGCAAAGAGAGCCTCGGGGTCGAGCGCAGTACCTTCCTGATCGACGCCGAGGGCGTGCTGCGCGAGGAATGGCGCGGGGTCAAGGTGAAGGACCACGTCGCCGCCGTGCTCGCCGCGGCGCAACGGCTCAACGCCGGTTAG
- a CDS encoding PhoH family protein encodes MIKRENDKTCLFVLDTNVLMHDPTAIFRFQEHDIFLPMIVLEELDHGKKGLSEVARNVRQVSRFLDQLMSGADKDEIDAGLLIGPVSAGGGIAHPSTGRLFFQTELLDLKLPASLPGSGADNNILGTAQALSQLRTDRQVIIVSKDINLRIKAAVLGIPAEDYSNDQVLDDVNLLYTGMEALPEDFWEHHEKSLDAWKEEGRTLYRVAGPDIADWYPAECLYLGEDDAFEAIVREKRTETEAVIELVDDYRIPRHGVWGITARNREQNFALNMLMDPDLDFVTLLGAAGTGKTLLALAAGLAQVLDRNLYREIIMTRVTVPVGEDIGFLPGTEEEKMTPWMGALMDNLEVLTKPEGGEWGRAATNDLIRNRIRISSLNFMRGRTFLNKYIILDEAQNLTAKQMKTLITRSGPGTKFVCLGNISQIDTPYLTETTSGLTYVVDRFKQWQYSGHITLLRGERSRLADFASQEL; translated from the coding sequence ATGATCAAACGCGAAAACGACAAGACCTGCCTGTTCGTCCTCGACACCAACGTGCTGATGCACGACCCCACGGCCATCTTTCGCTTCCAAGAGCACGACATCTTCCTGCCCATGATCGTGCTCGAGGAGCTCGATCACGGGAAAAAGGGCTTGTCCGAAGTGGCGCGCAACGTTCGCCAAGTCAGTCGTTTTCTCGATCAGCTCATGTCGGGGGCGGACAAGGACGAGATCGACGCGGGCCTGCTGATCGGCCCGGTCTCGGCCGGCGGCGGCATCGCTCACCCGTCCACCGGACGGCTTTTCTTTCAAACCGAGCTGCTCGATCTGAAGCTGCCGGCATCCTTGCCGGGCAGCGGAGCGGACAACAACATCCTGGGCACCGCCCAAGCACTGAGCCAGCTGCGGACCGATCGCCAGGTCATTATCGTCTCGAAAGACATCAACCTGCGCATCAAGGCCGCGGTGCTCGGCATCCCGGCGGAGGACTATTCCAACGATCAAGTCCTCGACGACGTCAACCTGCTCTACACCGGCATGGAGGCGCTCCCGGAGGACTTCTGGGAGCACCACGAGAAGTCGCTCGATGCCTGGAAGGAGGAGGGCCGTACGCTCTATCGGGTCGCTGGGCCGGACATCGCGGACTGGTATCCCGCCGAGTGTCTCTATCTGGGCGAGGACGATGCCTTCGAGGCCATCGTGCGCGAAAAACGCACCGAGACCGAGGCCGTCATCGAGCTGGTCGACGATTACCGCATCCCGCGCCACGGCGTCTGGGGCATCACGGCACGCAACCGCGAGCAGAACTTCGCGCTAAACATGCTGATGGATCCGGACCTGGATTTCGTCACCCTGCTCGGGGCCGCCGGGACCGGCAAGACGCTCCTTGCACTGGCGGCGGGTCTCGCCCAGGTGCTGGACCGCAACCTCTATCGCGAGATCATCATGACCCGGGTTACGGTCCCCGTCGGCGAAGACATCGGCTTCCTGCCCGGCACGGAGGAAGAGAAGATGACGCCCTGGATGGGTGCACTCATGGACAACCTCGAGGTGCTGACCAAACCCGAGGGTGGCGAATGGGGCCGCGCGGCAACCAACGACCTGATACGCAACCGGATCCGCATCTCCTCGCTCAACTTCATGCGCGGGCGGACCTTCCTGAACAAATACATCATCCTGGACGAGGCGCAGAACCTCACCGCCAAGCAGATGAAGACACTCATCACCCGTTCGGGCCCGGGGACCAAGTTCGTTTGTCTCGGCAACATCAGCCAGATCGATACGCCTTACTTGACCGAGACCACGTCCGGCCTGACGTATGTGGTGGATCGGTTCAAGCAGTGGCAGTACAGCGGGCATATCACGCTGTTGCGCGGGGAGCGGTCGCGGCTGGCGGATTTCGCCTCGCAGGAGCTCTAA
- a CDS encoding DsrE family protein: protein MKTAPLLALLAGVAGALSVATAAEKLDVVYHLSEPDRAAFVLNNMQNHIDGVGGPENINMVLVVHGPAVNALNEIEATEKVSSGVASLREQGVAFEMCGNTLKVFNLELDELLPGFVEVSQGGVTRIGELQSQGYVYIRP from the coding sequence ATGAAAACTGCTCCGCTCTTGGCGTTGCTTGCCGGAGTCGCCGGTGCCTTGTCCGTCGCGACTGCGGCGGAGAAGCTCGATGTCGTCTACCACCTCTCGGAGCCGGATCGCGCGGCCTTCGTGCTGAACAATATGCAGAACCATATCGACGGGGTCGGCGGACCCGAGAACATCAATATGGTGCTCGTCGTCCACGGCCCTGCGGTAAACGCGCTGAACGAGATCGAGGCGACCGAGAAGGTCAGCTCGGGTGTGGCGTCGCTGCGCGAGCAGGGTGTCGCCTTCGAGATGTGCGGCAACACGCTCAAAGTCTTCAATCTGGAGCTCGACGAGCTGCTGCCGGGATTTGTCGAGGTGAGTCAGGGCGGAGTGACCCGCATCGGGGAGCTGCAATCTCAGGGCTACGTCTACATCCGGCCTTGA
- a CDS encoding thiosulfate oxidation carrier complex protein SoxZ — MRKHPSTGEPIPRRFIREVICEHNDEPVLSWDWGWGVSANPYLSFRIRSGASGDRIRIRWVEDNGQIGSLATSVSSQGAPEQPTDSTQSTSQRTPETIAMKSSLVAACILTFGASGFSHAADDITPADEPEPGQVLFETHGCSNCHGTDGVHPEAKYVPILRGKSADYLLKQANAIFSGADGEGRAHFMHDQFCIGETPDEGCYPLPSALALREIADWLGGAVEPAGEARTPRGLSVSAAQAYEQLQALGERALFIDIRTRAEVAFLGMPTDADANIPYMTAGNFDEWDEAEQTFKLRPNSEFTARVGDLVQVRGLDQDTPIYLICRSGSRSAKAANILDLAGYRKVYTITDGYEGAKAEYGPRKGERVVNGWKNAGLPWSYRLNKTAMYWDL, encoded by the coding sequence ATGCGCAAGCACCCTTCGACCGGCGAGCCGATCCCGCGGCGGTTCATCCGCGAGGTGATCTGCGAGCACAACGATGAGCCCGTCTTGTCTTGGGACTGGGGGTGGGGCGTGTCCGCCAACCCCTATCTGTCATTTCGAATCCGCAGCGGTGCATCCGGCGACCGCATTCGGATTCGCTGGGTCGAGGACAACGGTCAGATCGGTTCACTCGCGACCAGCGTGAGCTCACAGGGCGCGCCCGAGCAACCCACCGACTCGACCCAATCCACGTCGCAACGCACTCCGGAGACAATCGCCATGAAAAGTTCCCTCGTTGCCGCCTGTATCCTGACCTTTGGCGCATCGGGATTCAGTCATGCGGCCGACGACATCACGCCGGCGGATGAGCCCGAGCCGGGTCAGGTTCTGTTCGAGACACACGGCTGTAGCAACTGTCACGGAACAGACGGCGTGCATCCGGAGGCGAAGTATGTCCCGATCTTGCGTGGCAAGTCTGCGGACTATCTTCTCAAACAGGCCAATGCCATCTTCAGCGGCGCGGACGGGGAGGGTCGGGCGCACTTCATGCATGATCAATTCTGCATCGGTGAAACACCGGACGAAGGCTGCTACCCACTGCCGTCCGCGCTCGCGCTGCGTGAGATTGCCGACTGGCTTGGTGGTGCTGTCGAGCCAGCCGGAGAGGCGCGTACCCCCCGGGGACTGTCTGTCAGCGCCGCGCAGGCCTACGAGCAATTGCAGGCGCTCGGTGAGCGTGCGCTTTTCATTGATATCCGTACGCGCGCGGAGGTGGCGTTTCTTGGCATGCCGACGGATGCGGATGCCAATATCCCGTACATGACAGCCGGCAACTTTGACGAATGGGACGAAGCCGAACAGACCTTCAAGCTCAGGCCGAACAGCGAGTTCACGGCTCGGGTCGGCGACTTAGTGCAGGTGCGCGGGCTCGACCAGGATACCCCCATCTATCTGATCTGCCGCTCCGGCAGCCGCAGTGCAAAAGCGGCGAACATTCTGGACCTGGCGGGCTATCGCAAGGTCTACACCATCACCGACGGCTACGAGGGCGCCAAGGCCGAGTACGGACCTCGCAAGGGTGAACGCGTTGTCAATGGCTGGAAGAACGCCGGCTTGCCATGGTCTTACCGGCTGAATAAGACGGCGATGTATTGGGACCTATGA
- a CDS encoding thiosulfate oxidation carrier protein SoxY: MQRRDLIQQTLALTPLLAFGGVGLFAERALAQWPADVFHADALETVLASLFPDLAIHDTDRIQIDAPDIAENGEVVPVEVSITLPAAKTLTLLSDGNPFPLLARARLTAAIDPWVATRVKLGQAVLPCACCCAIRWRPGCASTLRPASRSRGGSSAR; the protein is encoded by the coding sequence ATGCAACGACGAGATCTGATTCAACAAACGCTCGCGTTGACGCCGTTGCTGGCATTCGGCGGTGTGGGGTTGTTCGCGGAGCGCGCCTTGGCCCAATGGCCTGCCGATGTGTTTCATGCCGATGCGCTTGAGACCGTGCTTGCTTCGCTGTTTCCGGATCTGGCGATCCACGATACCGATCGGATTCAGATCGACGCGCCGGACATCGCCGAGAACGGCGAGGTCGTGCCGGTCGAGGTGAGCATCACGTTGCCAGCCGCCAAGACGTTGACGCTGCTCAGTGACGGCAATCCGTTCCCGCTGCTCGCACGGGCACGCTTGACCGCGGCGATCGATCCGTGGGTCGCAACACGCGTGAAACTTGGTCAGGCGGTTTTGCCGTGCGCGTGCTGTTGCGCCATCCGATGGAGACCGGGATGCGCAAGCACCCTTCGACCGGCGAGCCGATCCCGCGGCGGTTCATCCGCGAGGTGA